The window ctgttttttttttttctcaaacatttttgagGTTAATCTAAGAATTGTTATCTACAATTTCCATAATatgttgttgtaatttttacatgttttacttttgaaaaacataaatttaaagcttttgttAAAAACTCCTTACACACCAGAGCTCAGGCTGTGTTCAAAGTTTATGCATCTAATTTTTTTAYCAGCttgttttctgtgatttttaaattcaatattgaatatttatgaGGACTTTAAATAAAGACTCGACCCACAGACATGTTTGTGAGCTGGTTTGTGAATGAAAGACGACAGAAATGTGTtgaatttggtttatttgaaataaaagcagctgcattactttttaaattagtcTGCTTTCTGGcgataattaaaaaataaatacagaaatgaaagaaatcagCTAACGGGTCCTGTACCTTTAAAACGATAAACTAAATGAGATTAAGGCATCGCTTGTTTTCCTTCTGAGCTGCGGATTCAATATAAAATTAGGACAGTCTTCGataaaagtgcaaaacaaaatgtctcctGCTTGTTCTAATACAAACGAAGGCACTGATGTGGCACTAATGGCAGAAAAACTAGCTAAAAAACTAAAGTGAGCTGGAAGCTAAGAAACAAAGCCATTCCTGGCGTTCGTTGCATGATGCTTGAAGAGGAAGAGTGACGATGGTGGTGATTCGCTCACAGAGCCAGTTCTGCCATGGCCCGCTCCAGCGGGTCGCTGGTCCAGTAGTCGTGGTCCCAGCCCAGGAACCAGCCGGTGAACGTGGGCGGCTCGAAGCCCTGCTTGATCTTGACGATGGGGGTCCGGGCGTCTCTGTTGGCCGGGTCGGTCTCGATGTAGCGCAGCGCTGAGGGAGCAGGAAGCCATCTTTACTGTTTTCATCAGGGTCGTaactgaatgttcttaaagggccRGTTCAGCCAGAATATActgataaaaccaattaaactggTAAAATATCAGCATTCAGTaagtgtttctttaaattaaataatattaaacatcctttcaatcaaaatgacagattttgtggtgctaatttaggAATAAATGTGGCTTTTTAATAATCTCCATATCGATCACGGACTATAGCctgaggctgaggcagctgtcacttttgttttggccaattttgagaaaaaaaattgcagtaaatatcagaaaaattttgattttgtggGAATTTTGCAGATtagtgaaaaactggagggacttattgatgtaatttggagagggccacataaaaagctgcagcgggccagatttggcccctttttaaaaccaatattaagaaattattgacttaaacaagtTCAcgtttcttgctgaaaaggtACTTGAAAGctagttttttcttatttcaagagtgatctgcactagaaactggactaaatagttggtaagatttcgtgtttttacagtgaactctttagtttctgtctgtaaggtgtgaatattttctgtttattctcaCCAGACGCCATGgcttcagttttttcttcctcctgagCTTCATTCCCGAtccaaacaaacagctgaagTGAAAAAGTTTTGGTTCAGGTTATATTGTCGTCCTTAATAGCACAGAACTGATAGCAGACAGGAAGTTGTGATGTTTACCTGCTCCCAGGTGTCGAGGATCATGACGTCATCAGTGGCGAGGTCATCCTGGGTCATCTCCCCGGGAACCTCCTCGATCTGTGAGGGGGAACGGTTgttatgtaaacattttgggTTAACCGAAGCTAGAATCTCGTCTTAATTTGTTCTCTTTCTCTGGACATTGTCAGGAATTTTAAAATKTTGTTTTGGAAAAACGTACGATGAAGTTCCCGGTTTTATTGGAGCAGGCGAAGAGTCGCGGCGGGTGAGCGTCCATCTTGTCCTTGAGTCTGGTGGAGGTGCGGTACTCCRCCTTCCCGCCCAGCGCGGCCCAGAACTGATCTGGAGAAATAACACGCCGTCACTTTAAGAACCCTTTGTCTTCCAGTAAACCACATTTACTGTAGCTAATRACCgccttacactgcaaaaacacaaaagcttaACAAGTATTTTGGTAAGACAAAACTTCCTCCTGTGACTTaccagtaacttttcagcatgaaacaggagcttgatttaagtgaataattccttcctattgatgaaaaagttctagttgcAGTGGTAGAATATGTCACCTATAAAATAGGAATTATTCGtggtataagtgaaataatctgtctaTATTTAATCAGTATtagggaattatttacttaaaacaagcccctTTATCTTgctacttctaagttagttttgtcttatttcactaagatattttcactagagaCTAGACGATGATttcttggtaaggttttgtgtttttacagtgtgctcACCAGTTTCTCCTCCCTCTGAAAGCTCGTCGGACGCCGACACTCCCAGGATGCCGCACAGCTGCTGAGCTCCCTGCTTCTCSGTGTCGCTGGCGCCCACTCCCACCCACAGGGAGGCGCCGTCGGGGCTCACAAGAACGAAAGCGTCATTGGAGTTCAGGTTGGAGGCCACGGCGTCGAGCTGCAGGAACACAGAGAGGCTGAAGGCTAAAGGGCtgaaaaaacactatttttgttttagtttctaatgCTAAACTAACAGGTAGCTTTTCAGGAAAATATAGGTGCttgttttaaaggtgacctattatgatTCCTTGAACAGGAAGGACACGTCTACCAGAAAAATGTTMATTACAATTTTTTACACATATAATTCTTAGATAATCAGAGTTTAGTCGAATTAGTTCTgcttattttgagctgttttcgggcatcttgtcactttaaatccaaataatttgCTGCTAttctcaacgtttacactcacacgtaaaaatgactgcaaacaaaTGTGTAGTTACACAATTGTGtaattgaaaagcagaagtggagcctcctgcgcGACAACAAGAATGCAGGTTCCTGTatggtaagtcaacagcaaaacacttgtcttttccagcagccattgtggtTAAAACTAGTTGACCAAACTTGTTGGAGCTCAGCTTGKGTTGCTGGGTgacgggtggaactctgctggggttccTAGGTAGCAGCTGAGTTCCCTCGGTTGTGTTTTTAACAATCAGgaagtttttgaaactgctAATTTTCCAGACRccaaaaaacatgaaacaaccAGCAGAGtgattgttttttaaaggtttagaCCAATTTTAGAAGCAGTAACAACCCAAAgggtttattaaaaatgtgcaaaatgtgaattttgcataataggtccgCTTTAAGTCAGtaaatccttaatattaatgaataaGTACTagatataatttaaataatctgactGTGGAATTagaactttttattaatattaaggaactattggcttaaatcaagctcctattgctgaaaagttacttgtaagttagttttcttatttaaagtgtaataagataCATCAGTGGAACATGAGTCAGACGCATATCTGAGATTATATCACCACAAACTGTTTGTCATTGTTTGCTTACATAKATATTTGCGCTCACATCAGTTTCACTGCAGAATTAGATAGATGGAACTAAAACATTGCCACAGAAATGCTSTTTTTAGRGCAAAGCAATGAAAAGTGAGRGAGTTAAAACACCCAGATACTCCCACWGCKgttccttaatattgatttaaaagttttaatttgactggaacattatttaaattataacaagacatttttgccatatgaaaagtgaaataatctgccagtgaaactgagtttttaatcaatattaacatgttaattaactttttaacaacattaatgttgttaaaaagttacttgtaagttagtttttccttatttcaattagatatttgcagtagaaactggaCTAAAAATACTTCGGKTTTYTTTTGCAGCGCATCAATTCGTAGTCAAACAAGAGCAAATGGTGTTCGGGGACTATTTTCAGCAGCGGATTAATACAGATCTAGAAGGTTTATGATGCCAGCAGGACGGCGCCTGAAAATAAACTACAGTGTGTCTGTTAATAACCGAGCAGACCTCTCACTGCGGCGCTGCATGGCGTTTAATCTGCTCTGAGGCGCAGAGGAATCAGCTCTGCTCCGGCTAAGCAGGCGACACTTGTTAAGGCTGGCGCCGGGCCTCTTCACGGGATAAATAGACTCCAAATAGATAAACGAGAAGCAGRCAGAACAACGTGACGATCACCACTCACCTCCACGGCTCTGGTGTGCCCCGCAGAGTTGGAGCGCACCTGGAAGAGCCGGGTCTCTGCTGGAGCCGACTGGCCYCCGTCCCTGGACGTCCCGCCCCTGWAGACCACCATGGGCTGGCCRCCGAACAGGCTCATGAGGTGGGCCGGCTCCTTGCCCTGGACCACCCTCACCTGGCGCACAGACAGCAGCGTTAGACGGGACGCTCAGAGYTGTGAGTTATCCACATCAGATGCGCCACAGCGACTCATCAAATGCTGATCAAGATTAACGTCATCAAAACGATCAATTAATACAATCATGTTATAGTCTACACAATCACTACTGAGTGCAAACATATGACTGGAAATGTGAGTTGTCATTAAAACTCTACAAGCAGGTTGAGACTCAATCACTGTTAATCCatgtgcaaacattttgatGGAAAGTTtagaggaaggaaaaactgattaaattaattcaacTGCTTATTGGCACCCTCTAAATGTAGGGTAAGCCATGATAGACCATCTTTAACCAAGCTGGCTGTTCACTAATATACAGACATAttgatggaaagtttagtggaaggaaaaacatctacaacttcTGGCTGGACAGACTCCAAATACCCTCTGCACACAAGGTAAGTCGCAGCATACTGCTGCAGAACAAGCTGGCTGTTCACAGTATGAAATATTATGtgtggaaagtttagtggaaggaaaaagtatatGTAGGCAAGCTACAACTATGGCTTACCCACTCTGAGTTGTTGTTAAAATGCTCAACAAGCAGGCTAAAACTCAAGGATCATCACTAAAGAAGCTGGCTGGTAACCATAGTGCAAGTATATAAAtgtaaagttgagtggaaggaaaacgagtttttaaaaaatgtacaactcCTGACTGGACAGCCATTGACAACGTTCACATGGAGGGTAAGCCACAAAAACCAAATTTCTAGTAAAGCAAACTATCCAAACATTCAtctcaagttttaaaaaagaacttcttccttccactaaacttKTCATGACTATGTATCATGTGAACAGCCAGCTTATTTAGTGACTTAGCCTTCTTGTAGAGTGTTYTATTGACAACTCACAGTTGAATCTTGCCTACAAACATatttctaccacactttttccttccactcaactttcaatCAACATGCTTTCACAGTGAGCTGACAGCTAATYTAGGAATTGTTTATTGTGACTTCCTCTATCAATCTGCAAGCCatgatgtcacatttttatgttaaaattcccttttagattttttaggtcccatttaattttttttttttttaaactatgagCAGAAAATCATGGAAATTAAAAGAATTGAATGTTTTAAATACGTTCTGTAATAAATTGTTCTGTGCTGCAGTTTTTATAATGAACACYAGATGGCAGCAGAGAGTTAAACtgtcatctttatttttagctgtgACGCGGCGCCGTCAGTCAAGAATCCAGATCATGCTAATCCCGAACGTGCGAGAGCAGAGCCAGGAGagagaaatatttacagacGAGCTTCGGATCAGATCAGCAGACGTGATGAACGTTTGAAACATGACGTTTGACACGTTCATCACGTCTGCAGCGCAGTTTGACCAAATATCCGTAAAGCTTTGCAACGGCtggtgatgtcacttcctgttggatAAATCACCGTAGTCCGCAGGGAACGGAGCGAACAGGTAGGAGAGGAAAGCAGGAAACGGTCTAGTTCATGTACAAGTCtagaatatttattatttatgtggtttaaaaagaaagtacaccctgcATAAGAACagctgattgattgattgagaaAGTAAATACACCCTTCATCAGGAATAACTCAGTCATTTTCCGTCTTCTTCCAGTGTTGCTTTACTGTTTTTGGGACCTGGTACAACTCCCACAACAGTGATCTAATCAGACTGAGGTCCAGCCTTTGACTAGGACATTGSAACTCTGGYttttttcttgtttaatctGTGCGGTTTTTAGATAAACTTCAGCTTCCAGACTGATGGCCTCACATTGGACTGCACAGAAGAGTTCAAGGTCGACCCAGTGACCCCAACGTGCCCACATCACCACACCGCCACCACTGTGCCTACATGATGAGCTGTGAGTAATTTTCTCCATTCAGGGTTTGTTCTTTACAGACAAATATCTCTACTTTCATGGCTAAGACAGCAAATGTTTTAGTTACTTTTTCCCATATTAAGGAAGCAGCaggggtgtacttagttttaaacagatttctcttgtgattttataaatattaaagtcGTATTAAAGTGAAtgactgaaaatgtgcaaaattagTTTGTCTTGCTCACTTCAggttcagttttaaaacaaatttagatCTCGATAGAACAGAAggagggtgtactttcttttcaaaatgactGTGGGCTGGGTGCACAAACTTAAATTTTgcaataagttttatttaaattaaaacaatttgagCATTGCAATAGAGGAAAGGGGTTAGTTTGGAGATGATGATGTGGCAGAAGGACATTTTTCTACAACGGCATAAAAAGGCAATTGTAGCTAGAAAGGGGAGTAAAttactgccaaaaaactcagaaatatatAGATTAATCTCAGGAATGAATCTCAGAAAATTGTCTATGTCTAAATGTTccaaaagttaaatttttttatttttgaaatttatgaatctttccttacattttttgacttttggagcttagaaatttcctttttttttctagaacatttctgaaatttatgacaaaatttctgaattttttttcttgtaactttattttacttttggagctcagaaattcccttgttttttctagaaaatttctgagattaatatcaaaatttcagaactttttggcagaaatttactcatcctttttatttctttcatctACAATGGCCCCAGTACGCCATCGCTGTCTGATTCTGCATGAATGGATTGTTTTCTTGCAGCAACATAAACACCAATGTTTTCCATGCGAAGTGAGGTCAGAAGTAAAGGTCATACAATTAGTTCAACATCAGCGGATGAGAAGCAGGCGGGGAGGGAAATACCTGCGTGGTTATAGGAGCACCAACAACCTGAGGAGGCGGGGCAGAAACCAACGAGCAAAGAAGCAgcggaagaaaaataaaaacagaacggGGAATGAAAGGATGGAAAGGTCAGGAGGAAACGGAGCCGAGAGTTGTGCTGAGGAAAGAGGAAGTCGCCATGACAACAACGAGTCGCACCTGGACAGGACCGCCGCCGAGCTCGTCGTCCAGCTGGGAGCCGAGGATCGCACAGGCGCCGATTTCATCCTGACTGGAGTCCGACCCctgcctggaaaacaaaaccaaacattttggaaatagAAAAGTTATGAGGAAGTTTTCAGTCAGACGGTGAAAAGTCACAAAACGTCAGAGGGCTgtattaatttaaagttttgtggaaggaaaacatatGGTACAAACAGGGATAAACACAACCTTAAGGTTTAAAATCAAAGCCCATTTGGGCGACCACTGTTAGGTTTAATAAACCACGCTGAAGCAGACGCGTTAGACGAAGGAAAGGAGCTGAAGTGCGGCGTCCTCTCACCACATGTAGATGATGTGTCCCTGCCGTCCTCCATGGCGGTAGTTGTACAGGATGATGTAGCTGTCTCCTCCGAAGAACTGTCCATATGNNNNNNNNNNNNNNNNNNNNNNNNNNNNNNNNNNNNNNNNNNNNNNNNNNNNNNNNNNNNNNNNNNNNNNNNNNNNNNNNNNNNNNNNNNNNNNNNNNNNNNNNNNNNNNNNNNNNNNNNNNNNNNNNNNNNNNNNNNNNNNNNNNNNNNNNNNNNNNNNNNNNNNNNNNNNNNNNNNNNNNNNNNNNNNNNNNNNNNNNNNNNNNNNNNNNNNNNNNNNNNNNNNNNNNNNNNNNNNNNNNNNNNNNNNNNNNNNNNNNNNNNNNNNNNNNNNNNNNNNNNNNNNNNNNNNNNNNNNNNNNNNNNNNNNNNNNNNNNNNNNNNNNNNNNNNNNNNNNNNNNNNNNNNNNNNNNNNNNNNNNNNNNNNNNNNNNNNNNNNNNNNNNNNNNNNNNNNNNNNNNNNNNNNNNNNNNNNNNNNNNNNNNNNNNNNNNNNNNNNNNNNNNNNNNNNNNNNNNNNNNNNNNNNNNNNNNNNNNNNNNNNNNNNNNNNNNNNNNNNNNNNNcattatttcaactttattcttatatggttactcaaaatattatgacgttcttgtaattttgactttattctcatattattttaactttagtCTTGTAcgactttattttcaaacaagtttattgtcataaaaataaataatgttgtaATATTCGGACTTTAtccttttggtttatttttattttttgtagtatGGCTCTAATACTCCATCGTACTTTTGCGATTYAACGCAGAAGAAAAGAAGTCCCCCCGATGTCCAGTAGGGGGCTCCGTAGCTAACTGAGAGCTGCTGTGTTGACCAATCCCGTCTCACCTKCTTCTCTCCGCTGCCGTCGTCCACCATGCCGTGCTGCGCCGCCATGGCCGACGACTCGTGCAGGCTGGCGGCGTCGAACTCCACCTTCTCGATCTTGGCGATGCTGTTGGCGATGTAGGCGACGCCCAGACCCTCCGTCTGGTCTTTGTCGCGCCAGTTCTTGAAGAACTGCTTGAAGAGCGGCGTCTCGCCCGACTCCGGCAGGATCTGGACCTCCGTGTGTTTGGGGTAGCCCATCTTCTTGATGAACTCGTCGGCTGCCTTCAGCGCCGCCTTTCGTTCATCCATGTTGGCGTCTTTGCCTGGAGAAAGAATCACTGAGTTCAGCTTCCACTGCTGGGAGAAGTACTTCCTGTGACGAAGTTTACRCCGACCTTTCCAGACGAAGATCTTGCCGTCGGAGCCGTGGTCCAGGATGAAGCAGTCGCCGGACTCCAGGGCGCTCTGAGCGAACGGGTTCTCCGCCGCCACCAGAGTAACGGTCATGCCGCCGCTGGCATTGGAAACCTGGAACATGTGAAACAGGAAGAGTCATGTCCCAGTACGACGTAAAAAACCAACCWGAATGAGGACGGATCTGTCCGGAAGTCCACACCAACTCGGACTGAGGAGAAACTGGAGAGTTGGGATTGGACTGGCTGGGATTACAGCTTCCTGTTGCAGTAAACTGAACTCTAGCGCTRAAGCTAAGATTAAGTGGacaacattatttaaatgttgatgTCAATAACGCTAACTTCCTGTAGCGGCTCGTTCTGCTACAGCATTAATGCTAACTTCCAGTAGCAGCAAGCTTTGCTGCTCTGGTTGTGAATCATTTGGGCTAACTGATAACTTCCTGTTGTGGCTATAGCTTTGCTTAAGCAGCTTTAACAAAYTTTTCCTCTGACATGACCAATATTCACTGCGTTTTTCAGGTGACCAATCTTTAGAATCAAATCRACTGGTTTTGAGCTGATGTTTACAAAGTGTAAAAGTGACTGACACAGCTGAACTTAACAATTTGGATGGTTGAGCAAATGGTGTGCGATGTTTGTAAAGCAGTTAATAGGCCACCTATAAATCCAGACAATGGGTTTTATTACGTTTACACACATAAACTATAGAAAGTCAAACAAGTGTAANNNNNNNNNNNNNNNNNNNNNNNNNNNNNNNNNNNNNNNNNNNNNNNNNNNNNNNNNNNNNNNNNNNNNNNNNNNNNNNNNNNNNNNNNNNNNNNNNNNNNNNNNNNNNNNNNNNNNNNNNNNNNNNNNNNNNNNNNNNNNNNNNNNNNNNNNNNNNNNNNNNNNNNNNNNNNNNNNNNNNNNNNNNNNNNNNNNNNNNNNNNNNNNNNNNNNNNNNNNNNNNNNNNNNNNNNNNNNNNNNNNNNNNNNNNNNNNNNNNNNNNNNNNNNNNNNNNNNNNNNNNNNNNNNNNNNNNNNNNNNNNNNNNNNNNNNNNNNNNNNNNNNNNNNNNNNNNNNNNNNNNNNNNNNNNNNNNNNNNNNNNNNNNNNNNNNNNNNNNNNNNNNNNNNNNNNNNNNNNNNNNNNNNNNNNNNNNNNNNNNNNNNNNNNNNNNNNNNNNNNNNNNNNNNNNNNNNNN of the Poecilia reticulata strain Guanapo linkage group LG12, Guppy_female_1.0+MT, whole genome shotgun sequence genome contains:
- the gsna gene encoding gelsolin a, giving the protein MFQVSNASGGMTVTLVAAENPFAQSALESGDCFILDHGSDGKIFVWKGKDANMDERKAALKAADEFIKKMGYPKHTEVQILPESGETPLFKQFFKNWRDKDQTEGLGVAYIANSIAKIEKVEFDAASLHESSAMAAQHGMVDDGSGEKXVRRDWSTQQLSVSYGAYGQFFGGDSYIILYNYRHGGRQGHIIYMWQGSDSSQDEIGACAILGSQLDDELGGGPVQVRVVQGKEPAHLMSLFGGQPMVVXRGGTSRDGGQSAPAETRLFQVRSNSAGHTRAVELDAVASNLNSNDAFVLVSPDGASLWVGVGASDTEKQGAQQLCGILGVSASDELSEGGETDQFWAALGGKXEYRTSTRLKDKMDAHPPRLFACSNKTGNFIIEEVPGEMTQDDLATDDVMILDTWEQLFVWIGNEAQEEEKTEAMASALRYIETDPANRDARTPIVKIKQGFEPPTFTGWFLGWDHDYWTSDPLERAMAELAL